One genomic region from Gossypium hirsutum isolate 1008001.06 chromosome D13, Gossypium_hirsutum_v2.1, whole genome shotgun sequence encodes:
- the LOC107919391 gene encoding uncharacterized protein: MEDSNSKKRVRGDSAESDLDSPMVKRLRDDLLDLLEDSDSLPVNQDLASFIKSFEEEISAASSTSNAKEPLLNPKSDSSEPQPDLVYLLEASDDDLGLPPPMATTTSSEEIRSEVTELLRLDTDSSGTGELWEFGDQIPNNDLFEFGIGDNYGGGHVTYGGLFEYPDVYYDSSEFSALLWRPETLSAE; this comes from the coding sequence ATGGAAGATTCAAACAGCAAGAAGCGAGTTAGAGGTGACTCGGCCGAGTCTGACCTAGACTCACCTATGGTGAAGAGACTCAGAGACGATTTATTAGATCTCCTTGAGGACTCTGATTCTTTGCCTGTTAACCAAGACCTCGCATCGTTTATTAAGAGTTTCGAAGAGGAGATATCGGCAGCGTCATCAACTTCAAATGCAAAGGAACCGCTGTTGAATCCGAAATCAGATTCCAGCGAACCTCAACCGGATCTTGTTTACCTTTTGGAGGCTTCCGATGATGATCTTGGTTTACCTCCTCCTATGGCTACCACAACTTCAAGTGAGGAAATAAGGAGCGAGGTTACTGAGTTGCTGAGACTCGACACTGACTCGTCAGGAACCGGTGAGTTGTGGGAATTTGGGGATCAGATCCCTAACAATGACTTATTCGAGTTCGGAATCGGAGATAACTACGGTGGTGGCCATGTGACGTATGGCGGATTGTTCGAATATCCCGATGTCTATTACGATTCGTCTGAGTTTTCTGCATTGTTGTGGCGGCCCGAAACTCTGTCGGCGGAATAa